In Toxoplasma gondii ME49 chromosome V, whole genome shotgun sequence, the DNA window CTGGTCCGACATAGAACTACTGGGACGCAAAAGAACGAGCAGTGGCTGTACATGGTGATCATGTacctcctcgtcttcaagATTGACGAAATAGGCTATCAAACATTTGCCGGTCTCGTCCGGGTAAGCCGTCAATACTCACTGATGGCATAATTATCATTTTTCGTCAACGTGCACGTAGTGCGAAATTATTGCCTAAGGTATTAGAAAAGGCCTCACAGGTGTGACAGGCACATCTCTTCCTCTACATTTTTGTGAGCCTCGTCCACCACGCTCTCCTTCGGTGTGCCTCAGAGCTGTCCTGCACTTCCCATGTACCTGTTGCTGGAATTCTTGTTCAACGAGGAAGCCCTCACGAGCGCAGCACGCACTGGTTGGCTACGACACTACGATGCTGCATACGTTGACCAAGTGCTCGTAccgcagacacagaagcacGCAGAGCCTTTGTCGGGTCTGGTGGAGTCGTTGAGAAATCTCAGCATGACCGCTGCAGCAGGGTCTGCTAACAAAACAAAGTCCAATGCGCTGAACCGGGGCGAATCATCATGTGCCCACAAGAATATCAGTGACTTGGGCAAATTATCAAGGCTCTTAGCCGACTCCGGCTACGTCGAGGACGCCGAACAGGTTTCAACAGTTGGTCATCAGGATCAAGACGTTCACTCGTGTTCTTACAGCGAGAATGCAACACTGCCGCAACCGTGGTCAGCCGGGACTAGAGCGGCGATCTACGATCGAAAAGATCCTCCTGCCTCCTCTGTTCATtctggcgagaagaaacctgCAAACTCGACGCCCCGTTTTCCTTCGCCAACTCAGACGACACGGAAAAAGTACGGAC includes these proteins:
- a CDS encoding hypothetical protein (encoded by transcript TGME49_286110~Predicted trans-membrane domain (TMHMM2.0):19-42:54-77), coding for MQTATHDVTKNEKAEDASFIAGTFYGVLAKAPFLRPAVSALVRHRTTGTQKNEQWLYMVIMYLLVFKIDEIGYQTFAGLVRSCPALPMYLLLEFLFNEEALTSAARTGWLRHYDAAYVDQVLVPQTQKHAEPLSGLVESLRNLSMTAAAGSANKTKSNALNRGESSCAHKNISDLGKLSRLLADSGYVEDAEQVSTVGHQDQDVHSCSYSENATLPQPWSAGTRAAIYDRKDPPASSVHSGEKKPANSTPRFPSPTQTTRKKYGQKNGTPKSLGSKGTTGEGFYRQSGEGSVNRQQQQQPANGPEMAAGYPLAQAGAPCLSGDPHGPLTETETGILLKAEEKEAISEEAKEAEKEEDEEEEEDLWPKDVDGEESFFGRKTEREKQELPKQQAGDSSKLLELLSEEWG